From the genome of Bacillota bacterium:
ACGTTTGGAACAAGTTCCTCCTCTCGCCCTTGGAAATGCGAGCCTTCATCGACGAGGTCAACCACCCAAGGGTGGGCTCTTACATGGACGTGGGGAACGTGCTCGTTTCGGGCTACCCGGAGCATTGGATCAGGATCCTCGGCCCAAGGATACGCAAGGTCCACGTGAAGGACTTCAAGCTTGAGATCGGCAACATCCAAGGGTTCACCGACCTGCTCCGCGGCGATGTCAACTGGCCTGGAGTCATCTCGGCGCTCAGGGACGTCGGGTACGACGATTATCTCATTGCCGAGATCATGCCGCCGTACCGCTATTATGCCGAGAAGATGATCTACGACATCTCGTCGAGCCTGGACAGGATCATGGCCAAAGGCCCGGCGACCTCGCACCGGACTCGCGCTGAAAAGTGAAAGTATCGGAGATTCGTGGCGGTCTACCTGGAGCCCTTTTGGGTCCACATGCTAAGCATACAAGGGAGGGTTGAACTTGGTACGGATTGGGATTCTGGGATGCGGTTTCATCGGCAAGGTCCATGCCAAAGCATTCGCACACATACCCAACGCGAAAGTCGTAGCGGTGGCGGATCACGACAGCGGCCGCGCGAGGGAAGTGGCAGACGGGCTCGGCGCTGAGGTGGTCGCGACCGCGGATGATGTCCTGCATAGGCAAGACATCGATATGGTGGATGTGTGTCTTCCCACTTACCTCCACGCTCGTCACGTGATCGCCGCGGCTCGAGCCGGAAAGCACGTGCTCTGCGAGAAACCAATGGCTATGAACCTCGAGGAGGCCGACGCCATGATAGAGGCCGCCGAGCGTGCGGACGTCGCGTTCATGGTGGGCCACACGCTCCGGTTCTGGCCAGAGTACGTCACTATACGGGATCTCATACGTCAGGGTGAACTGGGACGGCCTGTCGCACTCGCGGCCGCGCGCCTCGGAACACAGCCGATGTATTCGTGGGACGGATGGCTTCTGGACCCCGGCCGCGGCGGAGGGGCGGTCCCGGACCTCCACATCCACGACATCGACTATATCGCGTGGCTCCTTGGGCGTCCCAAATCGGTCGTGGCCCGAGGAAGACGCTCAGCGAATGGGTGCTGGAACCATGTGTTTACCACACTGGATTACGGAGGCGGCGTCGCAGCGTTCGCTGAGGCAACCTTCCTCGTCCCGCCGAGCTTCCCGTTCACAATGATGCTCCGGGCCGTCTGCGAGAGCGGGACGGCGGAGTTCATGTCGAGGTCAGGCGTCAACATCGAAGCCCGTGAAGGGTCCGCAAAGACGCTTACGGTGTACCGCAAGGACGGCACGGTGCTCCGTCCGGACGTGGCGCGGCAAGACGCATATGAAGCGGAACTCGCGTACTTCCTCCGGTGCATCGAGGATGGCAGACGACCAGAGACAACAACCCCGGCGGATGCAAGGCTCTCACTAGAGATCGTGCTTGCTGCCATCCGTTCCCTGGAGACTGGTGATGTAGTGGGCATGTAATGCCCCGCAGAGCAGACAGGTGGTTCTCGGACCGTTGCACCTACGCAACACGCGGTACCCTGAAGCTAGGTAGGCTCGAAATGGCCGAAGCTTCAGGGTACCGACAATCAGGTCGCAAAGCTCCTCCCGAGTCCCAAAGGGCACGACGGTCTGCTTGTTCGCCGGCATCCTCTTTCGTCTTCGCAGAACGCTGCTCGCAAGACTCCGGCGGATCAGGCTCCTGGCCCGCACGCAAGCTCTATGACTGATAGTCCCAGCACGGCCACCCCGAGTGCAAGAGCCTTCAGGTTGAATTCACACCGGGGATCGTGAAGACCAGGGGTGAGATCGGCCCCGAGGCCGACGTAGGCCGTCTTGAGTTGAGGCTTGTACTGCCTGTAAGAATGGAAGTCCTCAGCTCCGGGCGTGGTTATTCGATCGATCACCCCGGGCTCGCCTAAGATCTTGGAGATCGCTCTCTTCACCGCTGCCACGGTTCCCGGGTCGTAGGCAGCCCCAGGGGTATGTTTGACTGATACCTTCTCCGCCACGGCTCCGCTAGCCGAGGCCGCGTGCAGCACAGCGCTGTCTACCCTCTTTAGCAGCTCGAACGCTACACCGTCATGCTCGGCCCTTATGTTTACGACCATCGTCCCAGACTCCGGGATTATCCCCGCCGGGCCGAGTCCTGCCTCGAGACTCACGACGTTTACGGTGGCGCACAGCAGCGGGTCTGGCTTGACGCTGTTGACCGCGAGGACCGACGCCGCGACAGCATCTGCCGCGTTCACGCCGAGGTGTGGTCTCCCGCTGTGAGCGGCCTTGCCCGTCACCTTGTATCGAACGGTAAGGCTTGCCGAGTGCTGGAGGCATGGGGTTGCCTTGCCCAAGGGGCACTCACTCGCGGGCCGCAGGTGTATCCCCAGCAACACCGCCACGTCGTCCACCGCGCCGGCCTCAGCCATCCTTCTGGCCCCCAGCCCCGTCTCCTCGGCGGGCTGGAATATAAGTTTCAGGTGTTCCCGGGCTTGCGGATAGCACCTGGCAAGGATTTCGCCCGCCCACAGAACCATCGTCGAGTGCGCGTCGTGGCCACACGAGTGGATGAAAACCTTCTTGCCGTCGACTTCGTGTTCCAGCGCATCCATGTCAGCCCGCAAAGCGACTACGGGCTCCGTGAGTCGGCCCAGTGTAGCTACGATACCGGTTTCCGCGACGCCAGACTCCACCCGGAAGCCGGCAGCGACAAGCCTGTCGGCTATGTACGCGGAAGTCTTGTGCTCCTCGAACGGCCCTTCGGGCATGGAGTGGAGGGTTCGATACGTTTTCACGATCTCGTTTTCGCATGCCCGGATCTCCTCGAGGATCCTGCTTTCGTCCATCATTAGTCCTTCCCCTCGCACGTCGCTTCCCCCACATCCCCCACTGGAAGCCCGCATTCGAGGCAGCCCCTTGCCATGTTCGACAGCACCGCACCGTCCACGACGCGGCCGGACCTCCGAAGCGCGATCATCAAGGCCCCTATCACCGCCGGAAAGCGTGGGCTCACTATCCTCGCCGACGGAGCTGCCCGGAGTAGCTCAGACCTAAAGGGACCGACCACGAGTTGGCCTGCCTTGAAGACGCTCCCGCAGGGCGCCACGTCGAATTCCTCGTCTTCCAATCCAAGCGCCTTCACCACGGCAACGGCAGATAGGCCGAGTTCCCTCCCAGCAGTCTGGAGGATGTCCACCGACGCAGCGTCACCTTCACATGCTGCCGCGACCACAAGCGGCGCGAAAGACGCGATGTCCTTCGCCTTCGTCTCAGAGCGATACAGCACGCTTCTGAGTCCGTCGAGCGTGTCCAGGCGATAGTGGGCGAGCGCCTTCTCCACGAGGATGGTGTAGTTCCCCCGCCCGTCGTGTGCCCTCGCAACCGCTGTGAGCCCCCTCCTTCCGATGTCGTAGCCGCTGCCCTCGTCCCCTATGAGGTAGCCCCAGCCTCCCGCTCTTGCCCTTCGCCCCTCGCGGTCGATCCCCACCGCAATGCTCCCCGTCCCGGATATGACGACTACTCCCCAGTCTTTCGCGGTGGCGCCGACCAGCGCAGCAACCGCATCGTTTTCGAGCACGATGTCGTCCGCCGGCACAACCTCGCATGCCACCCTCGCGGCGACCGGGCTCCGCCCGTCAAGCCCGACTCCCGCCAACGCGAGACAGGCCGCGCTTAGCCTCGGGCGCCCGATCCCCGCCCGCGAAAAAGCGTCTTCCACCACGTCCCTCAGGGCCTCTCGGAGAGCCTCCTCGCCGCGCGCAAGTGAAAGATGATTTGACGGCCCCCCAACGGAAAAGCCGACGATGAGACCATCCTCATCGCACAGCGCGCACGCGGTTTTCGTGCCCCCGCCATCCAGTCCAAGGAAAAAGCGCATATCTGCAGCCCCCATGCCCACGATTCATTCCGCTTCGGGGTATACCCTCCAAGTGCCAGGTGCGACATCCGCCCGGGTGTGACACCACAGAAGAAGGTGGCACGTTGCGAGCGCGCCGTCCCCGGAGGGTAACACCGGTAGCCTTAGCTAGGACCCGTGCGCCGACTCCGCCGAAAAGTGGCGCGGAGTCTCGGTGATTCACCTAAACGTAGTTCAACCCCGGCACCGGGAGCGGCACGGGGAAGGCCTGCTCCAGGAAACGCCTTGCCGCGGTTCCGCCACGCGGGACAATGCTCTCGAGGTCTTGCGGGGTCATCCCACCGAAAACCAGCCGGGTCAGATGCTGACGGCTCGGTATTTCCACTAGTTCGCCACCCACACGCAGGTTCCAACGCGTTTCCTGACCCTCGGATACGCCAGGGGCCTCCGCGATGAGTACTTCCTTGCCGACCTCCATGCCGGTTCGCTCTTGGATGTATGAGGACAGCTTTGCGAGGAGGGTTCCCGGGTCGGTTATGTAGAGCGTGTGTCCGGGCAGTGTGCATCGCGTTCCGGAAAGCCCGTCCGCGGTCAGGAGGTCGAGCAACTGCCCGTCGTTCGCTGGCACAGTAAACGTGATGACCGAAGGAGAGGTCTCGCCAATGATAGTGCCGATCGTGTCAATCACCGCGTCGCGGACGCCCGCGTACTCGACGATGTGCAGCCTGGTGAGGCCGGCTTGGACAGCCCGCACCCGCGTAATGACGTAAGCCGACACCCGCTCCGGACGCTCTCTGTATGCTACAACGATCCGCTCATCTCCAAGCAGCCGCTTCAATCGGGGGTGTTTCCAGACAAGCTTGTCAAACTGCTCCAGGCTGCGGAAGAACCTCACGGGCTCTCTGCGGTACAGCTCATGCAGGACGGGCAAGTCGCGTTCCTCAAAGGGGCGGCACGATACCTCATCCCGCAATGTCCTTCTCCGCTCACGACTCGTCAGGAACCTGGCCCAATCGTCGCCGGTGAGCTCGAACCGCTCGAAGCACCCTGCCTCGACGCACCCGAGCTGCTTGTAGAGACCTCGGTCCCCGGATATCAACGCCACGGGAATCCCTGCTGCCCGGAGCCGCCCAAACACGTCAGAGACCAGCCTCCGCGCTAGCCCATGACCTTGGTACTCGGGCCGCGTGCATACCGACCCTATTGACCCGACTGGCAGTGGATGACCCTCTACCAGGATCGTCTGGTGGAGGCATCCCACGAGCGAAACAAGCCTTCCGCCCTCAGAAAACACCCGCAGCTGCCCGACGTTATCCGGGGCAAACAGCAGCGGGAACTGGAGCCCCATGCTTGTGCCACCCGGATAGAAGACCTCGGTTGAGAGCTCAACTGCTTGCGCCAACTCCTCGATCATAAGGCTCCGAGGGCCGTCGAGCCTCGGGATGCCGCCTTCCGAAGCCGAAGCGTCTGCCACGGACTCATCACTCCCTCATGTGCACGCAGCGCGTGCACGCAACTTGGCTAGGACATTCTGCAAATCAGCCCAGGCTCCTCCTCGACCGCACCCTCATTCACGCCCGTGCGCGCGGAGGAGCCCGGGTTTAAGGAGCCTGAGCGTGGCGAGCTCGATCGTTTACGCCGTGTCTGAAAGAGCCCGCAAATGTGGACAGGTCGCCAGATCTCAGCAATTCTGTCCTGGTAGCCTTATCGGAAGGCCCAACAAAACGCGACCAGCGCGGCCCTGCTCTTCCCGAAATCCATTAACCGAGGCACGTCTGTGATGCTTGCTCAGAGTCACTCAGAATCGTATTGCCAATGACAGGCGATGCACATCGGGCAACACCTCATGGGTCTGGTACGCGTAGTCGAACGCGAAGGCCCCTGACCTGACCCCAAGGCCAGCAGTTAGGCAGGTTTCACCGTCCCTGAACATCGCGCCACCGCGGAACGTGAGATTATCCAGGACATACTCAGTACCAACCCGGGTTGTTCCGTCACTCTCGTAGTCCGCCGCGACTCGGAAGTTCTTAAGGACATCCGTAGATGCTCCGATAACGAAGCTCCTCTCGAATGCATCGTAGCTTCCATCGGAGTAGCCAACGCCCCCCGCAAGGTTGCGCCCAACCGCTGCAAGCCTTACTTTGTTACCCACGTACAAAGCCCCCACGTCCGCTGTAAGTCCGGACCCGCTGACGTCGGCAAACCGCTGAGAGTACTGCTTCAGGGTCACACCAACCGCAAGCCCCTGAAACCTAGTAGCGCCGGCCAGTAGGATAGCTCCCTCTGACGCGCGAAAGAGCTCAGTGGGATTGCCAAACTCGTCAGTGCCCTGTATATCGCCGGATGAAAGCGCGAGGATGGCCGCTCCGAGGTTGTGCTTTGCATAGCCAATGCCGAAATAGCCCGCAACGCCAGATTGAACGTGATAAGCTGATACGAGGCCTGAAGTACTAAGGTACGCGAGACCGGCCGGGTTGTAGTAGACTGCCGTTGCATCGTCTGCGAGACTTACAAAAGCGTCAGCCATCCCGGCAGCACGGGCTCCAAGCCCTAGCTTGAGAGATGCGCCCGTCCCTTCATAGCCACTGCTCTGGGCCGCCGCATGGACTGTGGAACCCACGACGAGAAGACACGTTAAGAGGATAGCCGGAACCCATCTGGTTTTCATCCTCGCACCCCCAGACCAGTTATGATAAGCACATATCCGCTGCTCGTGGCGAACCGTTGTGGACAAAACGCAGCTTCCACTACGATGGCCGTGCTACGGGCGGATCGCCAGACGCTGCGGCCTCGACGGCGCCTCACCAGGGACCACAACAGTGAACACGTAGACCCCAGGCGCAAGCCGCGCCCCGCTTGACGTAGTCAGATTCCACTCGATGGATCCCTTGCCCGATGCGAGCTCGGCGCTGTATACAAGCCGACCAGCGATGTCATAGATACATAGAGTGCCGGCTTCGGGGATGTCGTACCAAAACGTGACCCGTTCCGATGCCGGGTTCGGACCAACGGTGATCCTTTCATCCAAGGTCACCCAGGGGCCGATTTCACCTAGCGCCTGATTCACGGCGTTCCACTCTTCGCCGCTGATATCCCCATACTTGAAGAGCACGAAGCCATCTGCTCCCGACAGGCGGGCGGCCTTCACAGCCTCAGCCAGGTCCTGAGCTGTGACCTTGCCGTAGGCCTGAACGCCGGCATAGACTCTCGGTTTTCCGTTGCTCTCCGTAATGGCTCCCTGAGTCACGGTCCCCACCCAGGCAGGTGTTTTGCCGTAGTCAACGTGATAGGCCATGGGACAAATGAAATCGTAGAGCTCCGCGTCGCAGTACCGCTGCCCGTAGTGGCACAGCGCAAACGTCTTGGAATCAGCAAGCGCGCCTTCAGGCATGAGGCTTGCCGAGAACGCAGCGTTCGGCTTGACCTCTTTCACAATATTCCGCATGCTTTCTACGGCTGCCCTGATCTCGTCGGCGCGCATGTCAATCCACGCCTTGACGTCGCGATGCTCCGGGTAAGCCTCGTTTTCGTACGCGTCGAATATGTATTGAGGATCGGGGGCCCCCCATGGACCGCTATAAAACGTCTTGCCGAGGGCTTGTCTCACACGCTCGATGTCGATGCCCAGAGCCGCGGCCTTCTCGTAATGGTGGGGGCAGAAACAGTACACCGCGTGTCCATACCGTATGTAGTCCAAATGGATGCCGTCCACATCGTAGTTCTCGAGGACTTCTCGGATCATCGCCTCGGTGTATTCGAGGTGGTCTTGAGAAGCGGGACACACTTTCCCATCGGTCATCTCATAGGGCTTATCCCCTGAATCAGGTTTTCCCCGGTGCCAGGCGCGATCCTCGGGATGCGCATCTGTGTATGCCTTATCCTGGTTGAAGACAAACCATGCGTGGACCTCGATCCCTCTGGGATGGCACGCAGCTATCATCTCCGCAAGCACATCTCTAGAGGGATCAACCATCGGGGCAAGGCCGCTATTATAACCCGCCGTCCCAGCGGTCCCTCTCACCAGCAGAAACACCACGTTCACATGGTTTGCTTCCAGATCCCTCGCTATAGTCTCGGCGCCCACGTCTCGCACAGTGCTTCCCCACAGCCACACCCCTCTGACCCCATATTCCTGATGGCTTCCGGCAGCGGATGCGGTCATGCCTCCACCCAACACCACAGCCAAGAGAACCGCCACGAGGATCACAGAGCCTCTCCGAAGAACCCCTGTCATAGCATAGCACCCTCCCTTTCAGAAGTATGGTGTCGATGAATGTGCGCCACGCGCAATCTTGTGTGGAGGAACCTGGCTTCTACACTACCCTCAGGCTCATGCGTCATCCTGAGGACACGCCTGACTATGTGAACATGACCCCGTCCGGACGACGGCGCATCAGAACCGCATTCCATGCCCTCTTGGGTACAGCCCCGGGATTGCCACCGGAAGCCTGCCCTGGGGGCGTATCTCACCGAACATGACTTCCGCAGCTGCCCGTATTGAGCAATCGCGATAACCGTACGTGACCAGGTAGGTCTCCACCTCGGGATATGCTCGCAAGTCGTATGGGTTTCTGATGGCGAGAGCCACAATGGGTTTACCGGTCTCCATGAGAGCCTTCACCAAAGCTCCCTGAGCCATCTCGTCAGCCGGGGTCTTGCACGACGTTGCCACGATGACCACGTCAGCCTCAAGTGCCGCGTCCACAGCGCGACGGATATCCTCGGCGGCAGGCCGTAGAGGAACGTCCACCTCTCTCGTCCGAGGACAACGGGTTCTGATAGCTTCCCCAAGCACGCTTACCTTGTCCCGAGCGTCTTCTTTTCGGAAGAGCGGCATCGTTGAAGGGTACACGACTGCGTATGCGTTGCTGGTGGACGGGGCTAGAGGCAATATGCCCCGGTGATCTCTGACAACTGTGATGGACGCCCGAGCAACTTCCTGCTCTATGAGCCTGTGCTCCCTGCAGCCAACCATCTCCAGCCCCTTGCCGTACCCGGCCTCGGCCCTCTCGAAATCGCCGAGCCAGGCCGCCTTGGCACGGAGGATCCTGCGCACGGATTCGTCGATCCGCGCCCTCGGGATGGTACCGTCTTCGACGGCCGTTATGAGAGCATCGATTGCCTGTCTCTGAAGAGCCAACGTGTGACACATCAGGACGATGTCGGCGCCAGCGTTCACAGCTGCCACGGCAGCCTGCCCGGGCCCGTAGTTGTCTTTGATCGCCCGCATCTCCAAGCAGTCCGTTATGACGACCCCCTCAAACAGGAGCTTGCGGCGGAGAAGCCCTGTCAGGATGTCCCACGACAGCGTCGCAGGAACACCGCGAGGGGCGCCGAGTGCAGGGTATGCGATGTGGGCAGTCATTATGGCCGGCACTCCGGCCTTGATGGCTGCGGCGAATGGCGCGAGCTCCACTCTTGCCAGGTCTTCGCCGGGGAAATCTATCGTCGGCAGGTCCTCGTGGGTATCGTACCTCGTCCTTCCGTGACCTGGAAAGTGCTTGGCCTCACAGACCACACCCGCGTCTCGGAATCCGCGGATCATCGCCTCCGCGAGCCGCGACACCTCGTCGGGGTCATCCCCGAACGAGCGGACCCCGATTATCGGGTTGTCCGGTTCCGCGTTCACGTCCACAACGGGCGCCGATACAATGTTCATGCCCATAGCGAGAGCCTCGCAGCCCATCGCATATGCCGCTTCATAGGCGTGCCGCGTGCTGCCCGTTGCACCGATAGCCATGGCGCCTGGAAACGTGCAAGCGCCCTCGGTCACCTGCATGACTATACCGCCTTCGCTGTCCCCGTGGACGAATAAAGGCGCAGCGGCTCCTGCGGCACGGGCTGCTCTTTGCAGCTCGGTAGTGAGAGCTCTCATCGACTCCGGGGTCCTTGCGTTTCTTGCAAGGACCGCAACTCCGCCTATGCCGGGATCCCTAAGGAGTCCGGTGACCCCCGGCGGCAGCTCCCCGTGAAAGGGCTCCGGGAAGCCAACCATCATCATCTGGCCGATTTTCTGCTTGAGGTCCATGGAGTCCAGGACCGACTCAATGTTTGTGCAATTGCTTGCGCTCTCCACAGGTCTCAGCTTCCACCTTTCTCACATGTTGAGGCTCAACCCTTTATCGAGCCGATCATAATGCCCTTTTGGAACAAGTTTTGCATCGACAGGTACACGATGACTATCGGCAGAGTTGCAAGAGTCATCCCGGCACACAGCGTCCCCCATTGTGTCACATTCAAGCCCCTGAACATCGTCAGAGCTAGCGGCAGCGTCTTGAGCCTGATGTTGTTGATGATGAGAAGGGGCCAGAAGAAGAGGTTCCATGACCACATTGCCTTGAATATTGCCATGGTGGCCGTGACCGGCTTCGCGAGAGGAAGCATTATGGACATGTATGTACGAAACGCAGAGCAGCCGTCCACTCGTGCCGCATCCTCGAGGTCCTGAGGGATCGTCTGAAAGAACTGCTTGAACATGAAGATGCCGAAACCGCTGGCCAGGAACGGCACGATCATGCCTTGATATGAATCCAGCCACCCTAATCTCCGCACGACCAGGTACAACGGGATGGCGATCACGTAAAACGGAACCATCATAGTTCCCAGGGCAAGGTAGAACAGAAGATTCTTCCCGGGGACCCTCCTTCTGGCTAGGACGTAGCCTGCAAGAGAGTCTATTATCAGCGCCGGCCCTGTGATGAGCACGCTTACGATGAGGCTGTTCCAGAAGAACGTTCCGAGGCTTACGGATTCATCGAAGCTGCGGGAGAAGTTCCATGCCTTCACGTAATTGGCCAACGTGACATCTGTCGGGATCAGCTGGTACGATATGATAACCGAATCAGGAGCAAGTGAAGTCGAGATCATCCAAAGAAACGGTGCCGCCATCACAAGTGCGCCGAGTATCAAGGCTGCATACTTGAGTACTCCCAAGATGTATCCCTGAATTCGTCCGCTGCGTCCTCTAGTCAAAGCATTTCACCTCCGACCTATTACCGGAAAGCTAATACACGATCTCCTCCGCCCGGAAGGCTCGGCGCATCACCCAGCTCAGCAGCAGCAGCCCGAGAAACAACGTAACCGCGAGCGCGCTCGCGTACCCCATATCGAACTCGAAGAACCCCTTTGTGTACAGCAGGTTAATCAGCGTTGTAGTGCTGTAACCTGGCCCGCCGCCCGTCATGACGTACGTTTGTGTAAATACCTGGAAAGAACCGATAACCTCGGTGACCAGGATGAAGAAGGTCGTCGGTTTGAGCAGGGGGATGGTTATGAACCGGATCCTCTGCCACCCCGTTGCGCCGTCGATCGCCGCGGCCTCATGCAATTCTGGCGGGATCCCCTGAAGGCCCGCAAGGAAGATGGTCATGACGTATCCTAATTCCTTCCACACGCTCATTATGCATACGGAAAACATTGCAAGTCTGGAATCTGCAAGCCACCCCTTCGGAGGAAAGCCCAACGCCTTGAGCATCTGGTTTGCGAGGCCGGCCTCGCTTGCGTTGAAGACCAGCGACCACACGATCGAGGCCGCAACCATCGAGGTGACAACGGGCAGGAAGTAAATCGTCCGGAGGAAGTTCTTGCCGAACAAATGCTTCTGGTCTAGCAGAAGCGCAAGAGCAAGACCCAACACCAGGCGTGCAGGCACGGTGCCCAGGCTGTAACGCAGGGTGTTCCAGATTGCGACCCTGAAAACGCTGTCTTTGAACATTTTAATGAAATTAGCGAGCCCGGCAAATTGGGGCTGCCTTAGAGACAAGATGCTGTAGTTGAACAGGCTCAGGTAGAAGCTCCACGCCACTGGTATGAATATGAACACAAGGAAGACCATGTAGGCGGGAGCGATCATGGAGTATGACTCCAGGAGCTCGCCAACTCTGTACACCACTGCCCTAATTCTTCTCTTTCGCCTAGCCATATCATGAGCCACCGTTGTCTGAACGCTGCCACCTGGCGTTGTCGCCGTCTGCTTCACCCGGTATCCCCCGCTTTCTGGGCTACCGCCTCCGCCGGGCCCAAGCCCGGCGGAGGCTCCACACACCAACGGTTATTCGAGCCTATCGAATCTCAGGGCTGTTTCAGTATCTCTTCCAGCTTCTTCTGGAGGTCATCCATGGCCTGTTTTACCGTCTTCTTGCCTTCCATCGCCTCTTGAACCTCTGCGCGTATCGCGCTTGAGAAGCTCGAAGCTTTGGGATGCTTGAAGTAGAAATACCCGCCCACCTCAAGCTGCTTGGCAAACGCCTGCTTGATGGGATCCTTGAAGTACTCGTGACCCACGAGAGACTTCCTCGCCGGTGAGAATCCGGAGAGCTTGCAATACTCAGCCATCCACTTCGGCGAGAGGAAGAACTCGATGAACTTCCACGCGGCTTCTTTGTTTTTGGACTGCTTCGACATAACGAGCACGTCAGCTCCTGCATAAGCCGCGTGCCCTTTCTTGTGCGGCAGCAAGCCGATCCCGAACTTCCCTGCAAGCGCAGGCTCCTTGGAGAAGGTGGCGGCAGTGTCCTCGCCGTCGAAGAAGAGGGCCACCTTGCCTTCGGCGAACATCTTCTGGATCTCTTGCAGGTTTATCGTGGTTATGCCGGGTGGTGTAACCTTGTGCGTTCTGATGAGGTCCACGTAGAACTGCATGGCCTCGATCACAGCAGGATTGTTCGCAGTGGCCACGTTCCGCTCTTCGTCAACGAAGTCGACGCCATTCTGACGCACGAACGGCTGGTACTGGGAAACGTAGCGCCCGGAGGTCCCGAACCCGTACTGATCGATCACCCCGTCGCCGTTGAGGTCGCGTGTCAGCTTTTTGGCATATGTCAAGAACTCTTCCCACGTCCAGCTGGTCGTCGGCTCAGGGACGCCAGCGGCCGCCAAGAGGTCCTTCCGATAGAACATCGCGCGCACAGTGCCAAACCACGGGAGGGCATACAGCTTTCCGTTATACGTGCATCTCTCAATGAACTGCGGGTAAAAGTCGTTTTTCACCGCCTGCGGTATATATGCGTCAAGAGGTTCCAGCGCGCCCGCCGCTGCCAGCACATGCTCGAAGGGATCACCAACGGTGAACACGTCCGCGATGGTGCCCCCTACTATGGC
Proteins encoded in this window:
- a CDS encoding amidohydrolase, whose translation is MMDESRILEEIRACENEIVKTYRTLHSMPEGPFEEHKTSAYIADRLVAAGFRVESGVAETGIVATLGRLTEPVVALRADMDALEHEVDGKKVFIHSCGHDAHSTMVLWAGEILARCYPQAREHLKLIFQPAEETGLGARRMAEAGAVDDVAVLLGIHLRPASECPLGKATPCLQHSASLTVRYKVTGKAAHSGRPHLGVNAADAVAASVLAVNSVKPDPLLCATVNVVSLEAGLGPAGIIPESGTMVVNIRAEHDGVAFELLKRVDSAVLHAASASGAVAEKVSVKHTPGAAYDPGTVAAVKRAISKILGEPGVIDRITTPGAEDFHSYRQYKPQLKTAYVGLGADLTPGLHDPRCEFNLKALALGVAVLGLSVIELACGPGA
- a CDS encoding family 10 glycosylhydrolase, which translates into the protein MTGVLRRGSVILVAVLLAVVLGGGMTASAAGSHQEYGVRGVWLWGSTVRDVGAETIARDLEANHVNVVFLLVRGTAGTAGYNSGLAPMVDPSRDVLAEMIAACHPRGIEVHAWFVFNQDKAYTDAHPEDRAWHRGKPDSGDKPYEMTDGKVCPASQDHLEYTEAMIREVLENYDVDGIHLDYIRYGHAVYCFCPHHYEKAAALGIDIERVRQALGKTFYSGPWGAPDPQYIFDAYENEAYPEHRDVKAWIDMRADEIRAAVESMRNIVKEVKPNAAFSASLMPEGALADSKTFALCHYGQRYCDAELYDFICPMAYHVDYGKTPAWVGTVTQGAITESNGKPRVYAGVQAYGKVTAQDLAEAVKAARLSGADGFVLFKYGDISGEEWNAVNQALGEIGPWVTLDERITVGPNPASERVTFWYDIPEAGTLCIYDIAGRLVYSAELASGKGSIEWNLTTSSGARLAPGVYVFTVVVPGEAPSRPQRLAIRP
- a CDS encoding glycoside hydrolase family 3 protein, with the translated sequence MESASNCTNIESVLDSMDLKQKIGQMMMVGFPEPFHGELPPGVTGLLRDPGIGGVAVLARNARTPESMRALTTELQRAARAAGAAAPLFVHGDSEGGIVMQVTEGACTFPGAMAIGATGSTRHAYEAAYAMGCEALAMGMNIVSAPVVDVNAEPDNPIIGVRSFGDDPDEVSRLAEAMIRGFRDAGVVCEAKHFPGHGRTRYDTHEDLPTIDFPGEDLARVELAPFAAAIKAGVPAIMTAHIAYPALGAPRGVPATLSWDILTGLLRRKLLFEGVVITDCLEMRAIKDNYGPGQAAVAAVNAGADIVLMCHTLALQRQAIDALITAVEDGTIPRARIDESVRRILRAKAAWLGDFERAEAGYGKGLEMVGCREHRLIEQEVARASITVVRDHRGILPLAPSTSNAYAVVYPSTMPLFRKEDARDKVSVLGEAIRTRCPRTREVDVPLRPAAEDIRRAVDAALEADVVIVATSCKTPADEMAQGALVKALMETGKPIVALAIRNPYDLRAYPEVETYLVTYGYRDCSIRAAAEVMFGEIRPQGRLPVAIPGLYPRGHGMRF
- a CDS encoding Gfo/Idh/MocA family oxidoreductase, which encodes MVRIGILGCGFIGKVHAKAFAHIPNAKVVAVADHDSGRAREVADGLGAEVVATADDVLHRQDIDMVDVCLPTYLHARHVIAAARAGKHVLCEKPMAMNLEEADAMIEAAERADVAFMVGHTLRFWPEYVTIRDLIRQGELGRPVALAAARLGTQPMYSWDGWLLDPGRGGGAVPDLHIHDIDYIAWLLGRPKSVVARGRRSANGCWNHVFTTLDYGGGVAAFAEATFLVPPSFPFTMMLRAVCESGTAEFMSRSGVNIEAREGSAKTLTVYRKDGTVLRPDVARQDAYEAELAYFLRCIEDGRRPETTTPADARLSLEIVLAAIRSLETGDVVGM
- a CDS encoding ATPase, producing the protein MRFFLGLDGGGTKTACALCDEDGLIVGFSVGGPSNHLSLARGEEALREALRDVVEDAFSRAGIGRPRLSAACLALAGVGLDGRSPVAARVACEVVPADDIVLENDAVAALVGATAKDWGVVVISGTGSIAVGIDREGRRARAGGWGYLIGDEGSGYDIGRRGLTAVARAHDGRGNYTILVEKALAHYRLDTLDGLRSVLYRSETKAKDIASFAPLVVAAACEGDAASVDILQTAGRELGLSAVAVVKALGLEDEEFDVAPCGSVFKAGQLVVGPFRSELLRAAPSARIVSPRFPAVIGALMIALRRSGRVVDGAVLSNMARGCLECGLPVGDVGEATCEGKD
- a CDS encoding GNAT family N-acetyltransferase; amino-acid sequence: MADASASEGGIPRLDGPRSLMIEELAQAVELSTEVFYPGGTSMGLQFPLLFAPDNVGQLRVFSEGGRLVSLVGCLHQTILVEGHPLPVGSIGSVCTRPEYQGHGLARRLVSDVFGRLRAAGIPVALISGDRGLYKQLGCVEAGCFERFELTGDDWARFLTSRERRRTLRDEVSCRPFEERDLPVLHELYRREPVRFFRSLEQFDKLVWKHPRLKRLLGDERIVVAYRERPERVSAYVITRVRAVQAGLTRLHIVEYAGVRDAVIDTIGTIIGETSPSVITFTVPANDGQLLDLLTADGLSGTRCTLPGHTLYITDPGTLLAKLSSYIQERTGMEVGKEVLIAEAPGVSEGQETRWNLRVGGELVEIPSRQHLTRLVFGGMTPQDLESIVPRGGTAARRFLEQAFPVPLPVPGLNYV